One Mugil cephalus isolate CIBA_MC_2020 chromosome 12, CIBA_Mcephalus_1.1, whole genome shotgun sequence DNA segment encodes these proteins:
- the pknox1.1 gene encoding homeobox protein PKNOX1.1 isoform X1, translating to MAAQSVSIDKYPNGEQEMQGGVKVDCDSDQNFIEVTLAEVSSPAPTETQTPMDADKASIYRHPLFPLLALLFEKCEQSTLSSDCITSASFDVDIENFVRSQEKDGKPFFSEDPELDNLMVKAIQVLRIHLLELEKVSDLCKDFCSRYIACLKTKMNSETLLSGDPGSPYSPVQGQGQSFSPSKSQVCNPPGSISGAISPQGQIVVPASALQQGNVTVTAVNPTQMVAGMSPWHTTPSSGGTVYQPVTVVTPQGQVVTQALSPGTIRVQNNQLQLQFHQDLNLFNHDDNSTKNKRGVLPKHATNVMRSWLFQHIGHPYPTEDEKKQIATQTNLTLLQVNNWFINARRRILQPMLDASSSETPKAKKKTPQNRPLQRFWPDSIAAGGGSQQQVTMPDGTLVTMNVEGLQSLTSDGATLAVQQVMLGGHSEDESGDSGDEDDDADIAGLGLDNSDSLQ from the exons ATGGCAGCCCAGTCGGTTTCCATAGACAAGTACCCAAACGGAGAGCAGGAG ATGCAAGGCGGGGTGAAGGTAGACTGCGATTCAGATCAGAACTTCATTGAGGTAACGCTAGCAGAGGTTTCCAGCCCAGCACCCACAGAGACGCAGACACCCATGGATGCAGACAAAGCCTCCATATATCG GCATCCCCTGTTCCCTCTGTTGGCCCTACTGTTTGAGAAGTGTGAACAGTCCACACTGAGCTCTGATTGCATCACCTCTGCAAGTTTTGACGTGGACATCGAGAACTTTGTCCGCAGTCAGGAGAAGGATGGGAAACCTTTCTTTAGTGAGGATCCTGAACTTGACAACTTG ATGGTGAAAGCCATCCAGGTGCTACGGATCCACCTGCTGGAGCTAGAGAAAGTGAGTGACCTCTGTAAGGACTTCTGTAGTCGGTACATCGCTTGCCTCAAGACGAAGATGAACAGTGAAACCCTGCTGAGCGGAGACCCAGGAAGCCCGTACTCCCCCGTACAAGGCCAAGGCCAAAGCTTCTCACCCTCCAAAAGTCAGGTTTGTAAT CCTCCTGGCTCCATCTCAGGGGCAATTAGTCCCCAAGGTCAAATTGTGGTGCCGGCATCAGCCCTGCAGCAAGGAAATGTCACTGTGACGGCTGTCAACCCCACCCAGATGGTCGCAGGTATGTCACCGTGGCATACAACCCCCTCCTCAG GCGGCACGGTGTACCAGCCAGTCACAGTCGTCACCCCTCAGGGCCAGGTAGTAACACAGGCTCTGTCTCCCGGGACAATACGCGTCCAAAACAATCAG ctccagctccagtttCACCAGGACTTGAACCTCTTCAATCATGACGACAACTCAACCAAGAACAAGCGCGGCGTTCTGCCCAAACACGCCACCAATGTCATGCGCTCATGGCTCTTCCAGCACATTGGG CATCCTTACCCAACGGAGgatgaaaagaaacagattGCCACTCAGACAAACCTTACACTTTTACAGGTCAACAACTG GTTTATAAATGCGCGGAGACGAATCCTGCAGCCCATGTTGGACGCCAGCTCCTCAGAGACGCCCAAAGCCAAGAAGAAAACACCTCAGAACAGGCCACTGCAACGCTTCTGGCCCGACTCCATCGCAGCAGGTGGAGGTAGCCAGCAGCAGGTCACCATGCCAGACG GCACGCTGGTGACGATGAACGTGGAGGGTCTGCAGAGCCTGACGTCAGATGGTGCCACGCTGGCAGTGCAACAGGTGATGCTGGGAGGCCACAGCGAAGACGAGTCAGGGGACAGCGGGGACGAGGACGACGACGCAGACATAGCCGGGCTGGGCCTGGACAACAGCGACTCGTTGCAGTAG
- the pknox1.1 gene encoding homeobox protein PKNOX1.1 isoform X3 gives MAAQSVSIDKYPNGEQEMQGGVKVDCDSDQNFIEVTLAEVSSPAPTETQTPMDADKASIYRHPLFPLLALLFEKCEQSTLSSDCITSASFDVDIENFVRSQEKDGKPFFSEDPELDNLMVKAIQVLRIHLLELEKVSDLCKDFCSRYIACLKTKMNSETLLSGDPGSPYSPVQGQGQSFSPSKSQVCNPPGSISGAISPQGQIVVPASALQQGNVTVTAVNPTQMVAGGTVYQPVTVVTPQGQVVTQALSPGTIRVQNNQLQLQFHQDLNLFNHDDNSTKNKRGVLPKHATNVMRSWLFQHIGHPYPTEDEKKQIATQTNLTLLQVNNWFINARRRILQPMLDASSSETPKAKKKTPQNRPLQRFWPDSIAAGGGSQQQVTMPDGTLVTMNVEGLQSLTSDGATLAVQQVMLGGHSEDESGDSGDEDDDADIAGLGLDNSDSLQ, from the exons ATGGCAGCCCAGTCGGTTTCCATAGACAAGTACCCAAACGGAGAGCAGGAG ATGCAAGGCGGGGTGAAGGTAGACTGCGATTCAGATCAGAACTTCATTGAGGTAACGCTAGCAGAGGTTTCCAGCCCAGCACCCACAGAGACGCAGACACCCATGGATGCAGACAAAGCCTCCATATATCG GCATCCCCTGTTCCCTCTGTTGGCCCTACTGTTTGAGAAGTGTGAACAGTCCACACTGAGCTCTGATTGCATCACCTCTGCAAGTTTTGACGTGGACATCGAGAACTTTGTCCGCAGTCAGGAGAAGGATGGGAAACCTTTCTTTAGTGAGGATCCTGAACTTGACAACTTG ATGGTGAAAGCCATCCAGGTGCTACGGATCCACCTGCTGGAGCTAGAGAAAGTGAGTGACCTCTGTAAGGACTTCTGTAGTCGGTACATCGCTTGCCTCAAGACGAAGATGAACAGTGAAACCCTGCTGAGCGGAGACCCAGGAAGCCCGTACTCCCCCGTACAAGGCCAAGGCCAAAGCTTCTCACCCTCCAAAAGTCAGGTTTGTAAT CCTCCTGGCTCCATCTCAGGGGCAATTAGTCCCCAAGGTCAAATTGTGGTGCCGGCATCAGCCCTGCAGCAAGGAAATGTCACTGTGACGGCTGTCAACCCCACCCAGATGGTCGCAG GCGGCACGGTGTACCAGCCAGTCACAGTCGTCACCCCTCAGGGCCAGGTAGTAACACAGGCTCTGTCTCCCGGGACAATACGCGTCCAAAACAATCAG ctccagctccagtttCACCAGGACTTGAACCTCTTCAATCATGACGACAACTCAACCAAGAACAAGCGCGGCGTTCTGCCCAAACACGCCACCAATGTCATGCGCTCATGGCTCTTCCAGCACATTGGG CATCCTTACCCAACGGAGgatgaaaagaaacagattGCCACTCAGACAAACCTTACACTTTTACAGGTCAACAACTG GTTTATAAATGCGCGGAGACGAATCCTGCAGCCCATGTTGGACGCCAGCTCCTCAGAGACGCCCAAAGCCAAGAAGAAAACACCTCAGAACAGGCCACTGCAACGCTTCTGGCCCGACTCCATCGCAGCAGGTGGAGGTAGCCAGCAGCAGGTCACCATGCCAGACG GCACGCTGGTGACGATGAACGTGGAGGGTCTGCAGAGCCTGACGTCAGATGGTGCCACGCTGGCAGTGCAACAGGTGATGCTGGGAGGCCACAGCGAAGACGAGTCAGGGGACAGCGGGGACGAGGACGACGACGCAGACATAGCCGGGCTGGGCCTGGACAACAGCGACTCGTTGCAGTAG
- the pknox1.1 gene encoding homeobox protein PKNOX1.1 isoform X2 codes for MAAQSVSIDKYPNGEQEMQGGVKVDCDSDQNFIEVTLAEVSSPAPTETQTPMDADKASIYRHPLFPLLALLFEKCEQSTLSSDCITSASFDVDIENFVRSQEKDGKPFFSEDPELDNLMVKAIQVLRIHLLELEKVSDLCKDFCSRYIACLKTKMNSETLLSGDPGSPYSPVQGQGQSFSPSKSQPPGSISGAISPQGQIVVPASALQQGNVTVTAVNPTQMVAGMSPWHTTPSSGGTVYQPVTVVTPQGQVVTQALSPGTIRVQNNQLQLQFHQDLNLFNHDDNSTKNKRGVLPKHATNVMRSWLFQHIGHPYPTEDEKKQIATQTNLTLLQVNNWFINARRRILQPMLDASSSETPKAKKKTPQNRPLQRFWPDSIAAGGGSQQQVTMPDGTLVTMNVEGLQSLTSDGATLAVQQVMLGGHSEDESGDSGDEDDDADIAGLGLDNSDSLQ; via the exons ATGGCAGCCCAGTCGGTTTCCATAGACAAGTACCCAAACGGAGAGCAGGAG ATGCAAGGCGGGGTGAAGGTAGACTGCGATTCAGATCAGAACTTCATTGAGGTAACGCTAGCAGAGGTTTCCAGCCCAGCACCCACAGAGACGCAGACACCCATGGATGCAGACAAAGCCTCCATATATCG GCATCCCCTGTTCCCTCTGTTGGCCCTACTGTTTGAGAAGTGTGAACAGTCCACACTGAGCTCTGATTGCATCACCTCTGCAAGTTTTGACGTGGACATCGAGAACTTTGTCCGCAGTCAGGAGAAGGATGGGAAACCTTTCTTTAGTGAGGATCCTGAACTTGACAACTTG ATGGTGAAAGCCATCCAGGTGCTACGGATCCACCTGCTGGAGCTAGAGAAAGTGAGTGACCTCTGTAAGGACTTCTGTAGTCGGTACATCGCTTGCCTCAAGACGAAGATGAACAGTGAAACCCTGCTGAGCGGAGACCCAGGAAGCCCGTACTCCCCCGTACAAGGCCAAGGCCAAAGCTTCTCACCCTCCAAAAGTCAG CCTCCTGGCTCCATCTCAGGGGCAATTAGTCCCCAAGGTCAAATTGTGGTGCCGGCATCAGCCCTGCAGCAAGGAAATGTCACTGTGACGGCTGTCAACCCCACCCAGATGGTCGCAGGTATGTCACCGTGGCATACAACCCCCTCCTCAG GCGGCACGGTGTACCAGCCAGTCACAGTCGTCACCCCTCAGGGCCAGGTAGTAACACAGGCTCTGTCTCCCGGGACAATACGCGTCCAAAACAATCAG ctccagctccagtttCACCAGGACTTGAACCTCTTCAATCATGACGACAACTCAACCAAGAACAAGCGCGGCGTTCTGCCCAAACACGCCACCAATGTCATGCGCTCATGGCTCTTCCAGCACATTGGG CATCCTTACCCAACGGAGgatgaaaagaaacagattGCCACTCAGACAAACCTTACACTTTTACAGGTCAACAACTG GTTTATAAATGCGCGGAGACGAATCCTGCAGCCCATGTTGGACGCCAGCTCCTCAGAGACGCCCAAAGCCAAGAAGAAAACACCTCAGAACAGGCCACTGCAACGCTTCTGGCCCGACTCCATCGCAGCAGGTGGAGGTAGCCAGCAGCAGGTCACCATGCCAGACG GCACGCTGGTGACGATGAACGTGGAGGGTCTGCAGAGCCTGACGTCAGATGGTGCCACGCTGGCAGTGCAACAGGTGATGCTGGGAGGCCACAGCGAAGACGAGTCAGGGGACAGCGGGGACGAGGACGACGACGCAGACATAGCCGGGCTGGGCCTGGACAACAGCGACTCGTTGCAGTAG
- the pknox1.1 gene encoding homeobox protein PKNOX1.1 isoform X4, with protein sequence MAAQSVSIDKYPNGEQEMQGGVKVDCDSDQNFIEVTLAEVSSPAPTETQTPMDADKASIYRHPLFPLLALLFEKCEQSTLSSDCITSASFDVDIENFVRSQEKDGKPFFSEDPELDNLMVKAIQVLRIHLLELEKVSDLCKDFCSRYIACLKTKMNSETLLSGDPGSPYSPVQGQGQSFSPSKSQPPGSISGAISPQGQIVVPASALQQGNVTVTAVNPTQMVAGGTVYQPVTVVTPQGQVVTQALSPGTIRVQNNQLQLQFHQDLNLFNHDDNSTKNKRGVLPKHATNVMRSWLFQHIGHPYPTEDEKKQIATQTNLTLLQVNNWFINARRRILQPMLDASSSETPKAKKKTPQNRPLQRFWPDSIAAGGGSQQQVTMPDGTLVTMNVEGLQSLTSDGATLAVQQVMLGGHSEDESGDSGDEDDDADIAGLGLDNSDSLQ encoded by the exons ATGGCAGCCCAGTCGGTTTCCATAGACAAGTACCCAAACGGAGAGCAGGAG ATGCAAGGCGGGGTGAAGGTAGACTGCGATTCAGATCAGAACTTCATTGAGGTAACGCTAGCAGAGGTTTCCAGCCCAGCACCCACAGAGACGCAGACACCCATGGATGCAGACAAAGCCTCCATATATCG GCATCCCCTGTTCCCTCTGTTGGCCCTACTGTTTGAGAAGTGTGAACAGTCCACACTGAGCTCTGATTGCATCACCTCTGCAAGTTTTGACGTGGACATCGAGAACTTTGTCCGCAGTCAGGAGAAGGATGGGAAACCTTTCTTTAGTGAGGATCCTGAACTTGACAACTTG ATGGTGAAAGCCATCCAGGTGCTACGGATCCACCTGCTGGAGCTAGAGAAAGTGAGTGACCTCTGTAAGGACTTCTGTAGTCGGTACATCGCTTGCCTCAAGACGAAGATGAACAGTGAAACCCTGCTGAGCGGAGACCCAGGAAGCCCGTACTCCCCCGTACAAGGCCAAGGCCAAAGCTTCTCACCCTCCAAAAGTCAG CCTCCTGGCTCCATCTCAGGGGCAATTAGTCCCCAAGGTCAAATTGTGGTGCCGGCATCAGCCCTGCAGCAAGGAAATGTCACTGTGACGGCTGTCAACCCCACCCAGATGGTCGCAG GCGGCACGGTGTACCAGCCAGTCACAGTCGTCACCCCTCAGGGCCAGGTAGTAACACAGGCTCTGTCTCCCGGGACAATACGCGTCCAAAACAATCAG ctccagctccagtttCACCAGGACTTGAACCTCTTCAATCATGACGACAACTCAACCAAGAACAAGCGCGGCGTTCTGCCCAAACACGCCACCAATGTCATGCGCTCATGGCTCTTCCAGCACATTGGG CATCCTTACCCAACGGAGgatgaaaagaaacagattGCCACTCAGACAAACCTTACACTTTTACAGGTCAACAACTG GTTTATAAATGCGCGGAGACGAATCCTGCAGCCCATGTTGGACGCCAGCTCCTCAGAGACGCCCAAAGCCAAGAAGAAAACACCTCAGAACAGGCCACTGCAACGCTTCTGGCCCGACTCCATCGCAGCAGGTGGAGGTAGCCAGCAGCAGGTCACCATGCCAGACG GCACGCTGGTGACGATGAACGTGGAGGGTCTGCAGAGCCTGACGTCAGATGGTGCCACGCTGGCAGTGCAACAGGTGATGCTGGGAGGCCACAGCGAAGACGAGTCAGGGGACAGCGGGGACGAGGACGACGACGCAGACATAGCCGGGCTGGGCCTGGACAACAGCGACTCGTTGCAGTAG